In one Magallana gigas chromosome 7, xbMagGiga1.1, whole genome shotgun sequence genomic region, the following are encoded:
- the LOC105317401 gene encoding golgin subfamily A member 6-like protein 22, translated as MSRRIRSSSSKSARKEQMVAIENEIYPATETRVNKDRKRNVDENIRIEVLEEKIKIDSKNHEKEKRKITSEKDEAVSSLEAENEHLKIEVANKNDKIRQLDIANGKKEFLLKKNDQKIKELRQERDEFKQRADDLQRELSRLEDTSREMSEKFKETTTTVEKQQEEITMMKVKIDDLKEELALVRAERDARDALEEQLLSQMKSMETKMEEINRNAKAREKEQERRMDEREKKRDEEAKRRERLLNEEWERREAKQEEDARRNNQRMHDQFERVIGEVLNIKTEVKREIREHSKPKNDGFVITESKNLQVQSGNHFYMGPTSPSRKKTESFFRGKVQPQTRFSFPSSIGVSLPRSGINNKMTIYK; from the coding sequence CAAATGGTGGCCATTGAGAACGAGATATATCCAGCAACTGAAACAAGAGTTAATAAAGATAGGAAAAGAAATGTCGACGAAAACATTCGAATCGAGGTCCTAgaggaaaaaataaagattgattccaaaaatcatgaaaaagaaaagagaaaaatcacGTCTGAAAAAGATGAGGCAGTGAGTTCGCTGGAAGCTGAGAACGAACATCTAAAGATCGAAGTTGCAAACAAGAATGACAAAATAAGGCAGTTGGATATAGCTAATGGTAAAAAGGAATTTCTTCTGAAGAAAAATGATCAGAAAATAAAGGAACTGCGCCAGGAAAGAGATGAGTTTAAACAGCGAGCGGATGACCTACAGAGAGAGCTATCTCGTCTTGAAGACACAAGTAGAGAAATGTCAGAAAAGTTCAAGGAAACTACAACAACTGTTGAGAAGCAGCAGGAGGAAATAACGATGATGAAAGTAAAAATTGATGATCTAAAAGAAGAACTGGCATTAGTACGAGCAGAAAGGGATGCAAGGGACGCACTGGAAGAACAGTTATTGTCTCAGATGAAGTCGATGGAAACTAAAATGGAAGAGATAAACAGGAATGCTAAAGCCCGAGAAAAGGAACAAGAACGGAGAATGGACGAAAGGGAGAAAAAGCGAGACGAAGAAGCAAAGCGGCGCGAGAGATTACTGAATGAAGAATGGGAACGAAGAGAAGCCAAACAAGAGGAAGATGCCAGAAGGAACAACCAAAGAATGCATGATCAATTTGAAAGAGTTATTGGCGAAGTCTTAAATATTAAGACAGAGGTCAAAAGAGAAATAAGAGAACATTCAAAGCCCAAAAATGACGGTTTTGTCATTACCGAATCTAAAAATCTACAGGTTCAGAGCGGAAATCATTTCTACATGGGGCCGACATCACCATCACGCAAAAAAACCGAGTCTTTTTTCAGAGGAAAGGTGCAGCCTCAGACCAGATTCTCTTTCCCATCCAGTATTGGTGTTTCTCTACCCAGAAGTGGAATTAACAACAAAATGACCATctacaaataa